Proteins from a genomic interval of Chroococcidiopsis thermalis PCC 7203:
- the cdaA gene encoding diadenylate cyclase CdaA, whose translation MRDWWKQWLTTDFGWTQSLLFYAIDLGLVLALIYMVLVIIGERRTLWMVRGFILLMLASAISARLGLPLLSFVLEKLVVGSAVAMAVTFQSEFRRFLEQLGRGEFRQLLQPGRRIVPKPDSVIDEIVDAVRELSQNRIGALLILETDSPIDERDLKVPGVKLNAEVSKEILLTIFHPKTALHDGACLIRGSRVVAAAVILPLYERPAPRQLGTRHRAALGITEKVENCVCVVVSEETGSISLAERGILNKPLTSSKLKELLEARFSPAVEREAVAPSIRGLVNQIGNRVRILMTRFFALFGLNLPASPRNKK comes from the coding sequence ATGAGAGATTGGTGGAAGCAATGGCTGACAACAGACTTTGGCTGGACTCAGTCGTTGTTATTTTACGCTATCGATCTGGGCTTGGTTTTGGCGCTAATCTACATGGTGCTGGTCATCATTGGAGAGCGCCGCACCTTGTGGATGGTCAGGGGTTTTATTCTCCTCATGCTTGCTTCTGCCATCAGTGCCAGACTGGGTTTGCCGCTATTGAGTTTTGTATTGGAGAAATTGGTGGTTGGTTCTGCTGTAGCAATGGCAGTCACTTTCCAATCTGAGTTTCGCCGTTTTTTAGAACAATTGGGTAGGGGAGAATTTCGACAGCTATTGCAGCCAGGAAGACGTATCGTACCAAAACCCGATAGCGTCATTGATGAAATCGTAGATGCGGTGAGAGAACTGTCTCAAAATCGCATCGGTGCTTTGCTCATTTTGGAAACAGACAGTCCTATTGACGAGCGAGATCTCAAAGTTCCAGGCGTAAAGTTAAATGCGGAAGTCTCAAAAGAAATTTTACTGACAATTTTTCATCCAAAAACAGCATTGCATGACGGCGCTTGTTTGATTCGAGGTTCGCGGGTAGTTGCAGCAGCGGTGATTTTGCCCCTTTACGAACGTCCAGCTCCTCGTCAATTGGGGACGCGCCATCGAGCTGCTTTAGGCATCACGGAGAAGGTAGAAAACTGCGTATGCGTGGTCGTGTCGGAAGAAACAGGGTCAATTTCGCTGGCAGAACGAGGAATATTAAATAAACCGCTGACCAGCAGTAAACTGAAAGAATTGTTGGAAGCTCGATTCTCGCCAGCTGTGGAACGGGAAGCTGTAGCCCCAAGCATACGCGGTCTGGTAAATCAAATTGGCAATCGAGTTAGGATTCTCATGACTCGTTTTTTTGCGCTTTTTGGTCTAAACTTACCAGCGTCTCCCCGAAATAAAAAATGA
- the lysA gene encoding diaminopimelate decarboxylase, with translation MLSTQLAGVDNSGRQYIFNRENNRNENAQRSPNQELLPLTAGINSHDHLEIGGCDVTELVQQFGSPLYILDEESLRSACRQYREAFQNYYPGEFQVLYASKAWSCLGVCAIAHSEGLGIDVVSGGELYTALQAGVKPEVIYFHGNNKSVEELSLAIESGCTIVVDNWYELKNLAQMGQGGTRGPRDRREWGLGGEGGQGSDSQLPTRIMLRLTPGIDCHTHDYIRTGHLDSKFGFDPDQIEAVFAFIGQQPNLTCVGLHAHIGSQIFERQPHQDLAEVMVQWMEKAKSYGLPVTELNLGGGLGIRYTESDDPPSIDEWVQALCQAVKAACESQNLPLPKLLCEPGRSLIGTACVTAYTIGSSKTVPEIRTYVAIDGGMSDNPRPITYQSLYRAVVANKMSAPVSETVTIAGKHCESGDILIKEASLPQTEPGDILVVMGTGAYNYSMASNYNRLPRPAAVVVANQEAKMLLRRETYQDLIRQDCLPDSLLG, from the coding sequence ATGCTATCGACTCAGCTTGCTGGAGTAGACAATTCCGGTCGTCAATATATATTTAATCGAGAAAATAACAGAAATGAGAACGCTCAGCGATCGCCCAACCAAGAACTTTTACCACTGACAGCAGGAATCAACAGCCACGATCATCTAGAAATTGGTGGTTGCGACGTGACAGAACTCGTACAGCAGTTTGGTTCGCCGCTATATATTCTAGACGAAGAATCCCTCCGCAGCGCTTGCCGTCAGTATCGCGAGGCGTTTCAAAACTATTACCCTGGAGAATTTCAGGTACTTTATGCCTCAAAAGCTTGGAGTTGCTTGGGAGTATGCGCGATCGCCCACTCTGAAGGCTTGGGCATTGATGTTGTTTCTGGAGGAGAACTTTATACTGCACTACAAGCAGGTGTCAAGCCAGAAGTTATCTACTTTCACGGTAATAATAAATCTGTAGAAGAATTATCGCTGGCGATCGAGTCTGGCTGCACGATTGTGGTAGATAACTGGTATGAGTTGAAGAATTTAGCGCAAATGGGACAAGGGGGAACTCGGGGTCCCCGCGACCGAAGGGAGTGGGGATTAGGGGGCGAAGGGGGACAAGGAAGTGATTCCCAACTCCCAACTCGGATAATGTTGCGATTAACACCAGGAATCGACTGCCACACCCACGATTACATCAGAACTGGGCATTTGGATAGTAAATTTGGTTTCGATCCCGACCAGATTGAAGCAGTTTTTGCCTTTATCGGACAACAACCCAATTTAACTTGTGTCGGATTGCACGCCCACATCGGTTCGCAAATTTTCGAGCGCCAACCCCATCAAGACTTGGCTGAAGTGATGGTGCAGTGGATGGAAAAAGCGAAAAGCTATGGACTGCCTGTTACGGAGTTAAATTTAGGAGGTGGATTGGGAATTCGATATACAGAATCCGACGATCCACCCAGTATTGACGAATGGGTACAAGCACTTTGTCAAGCCGTGAAAGCAGCCTGCGAGTCTCAAAACTTACCTTTACCAAAATTATTGTGCGAACCCGGGCGATCGCTCATCGGTACTGCTTGCGTTACTGCCTATACGATTGGCTCTAGCAAAACCGTACCGGAAATTCGGACATATGTGGCGATCGATGGCGGGATGTCCGACAATCCTCGACCGATTACCTATCAATCGCTTTATCGTGCTGTAGTCGCCAATAAAATGTCCGCACCAGTCAGCGAAACCGTCACAATTGCTGGAAAACACTGCGAGTCAGGCGATATCCTAATAAAAGAGGCATCTTTACCGCAAACTGAGCCAGGGGATATTTTGGTAGTAATGGGAACTGGTGCTTATAACTACAGCATGGCTTCTAATTACAACCGCTTGCCCCGACCAGCAGCAGTGGTAGTGGCGAATCAAGAAGCAAAGATGCTTCTTCGTCGCGAAACCTATCAAGACTTAATTCGGCAAGACTGCCTGCCCGATTCATTACTAGGCTAA
- the rimI gene encoding ribosomal protein S18-alanine N-acetyltransferase, with protein MSACLSIQPILPSVLPAVLELDNLCFGKLWTLEAYQREIDSPNSELLGLFLEKNQDNQDEEAGEQVGNYQLPTTNYQLPTTNYQLLAMGCFWAILDEAHITLLAVHPDYQGRGLGQALLWGLMQAARDRALERATLEVRESNQPAISLYSKFGFQLAGRRRRYYKDTNEDALILWQSGLQQPEFQAKLTGWHDLASDRLQQSGFSLNVQKLEMTRPESRNLS; from the coding sequence ATGAGTGCTTGCCTGTCAATCCAACCAATATTGCCATCTGTCCTACCTGCGGTACTGGAACTCGACAATCTTTGTTTCGGTAAACTATGGACTCTCGAAGCCTATCAACGCGAAATAGATAGCCCCAATAGCGAGTTACTAGGATTATTTCTGGAAAAAAATCAGGACAACCAGGACGAGGAGGCAGGTGAGCAGGTGGGCAACTACCAACTACCAACTACTAACTACCAACTACCAACTACCAATTACCAACTCCTAGCAATGGGCTGTTTCTGGGCAATTTTAGATGAAGCTCACATTACCTTGCTGGCGGTTCATCCCGATTATCAGGGACGAGGTTTGGGACAAGCATTGCTTTGGGGATTGATGCAGGCTGCACGCGATCGCGCCTTGGAACGAGCGACTCTGGAAGTGAGGGAATCTAATCAACCAGCTATCTCTCTTTACAGCAAATTTGGTTTTCAACTAGCTGGGCGCAGGCGACGATACTACAAAGATACGAATGAAGATGCCCTAATTCTGTGGCAGAGTGGGTTGCAACAACCGGAGTTTCAAGCTAAGTTGACAGGCTGGCACGATCTGGCAAGCGATCGCCTCCAACAATCTGGTTTCAGCTTAAACGTTCAAAAACTAGAGATGACCCGTCCAGAGTCAAGAAATTTGAGCTAA
- the uppS gene encoding polyprenyl diphosphate synthase, translated as MTVKPIVLQLPLDLEQEKLPRHVAVIMDGNGRWAKKQGLPRIMGHKRGVDVLKDLLRCCRDWGIQALTAYAFSTENWGRPLEEVEFLMTLFERVLRKELQEMLEENVQIRFVGDLEALPRSLQSEIERSMAETRSNRGIRFTVATNYGGRQEILHACRAIAQQVQQGLLQPEEIDKEIFERHLYTAGISDPDLLIRTSGEMRISNFLLWQMAYAEIYITESLWPDFNRTEFHRALAAYQQRERRFGKV; from the coding sequence ATGACTGTAAAGCCGATTGTGTTGCAATTGCCTCTCGATCTAGAACAAGAAAAACTGCCCAGACACGTTGCAGTAATTATGGACGGTAATGGTAGGTGGGCAAAAAAGCAGGGTTTACCCCGTATCATGGGACACAAACGGGGGGTGGATGTTCTCAAAGATTTATTACGCTGTTGTCGAGATTGGGGTATACAAGCATTAACGGCGTATGCCTTTTCGACCGAAAATTGGGGCAGACCGTTAGAAGAAGTTGAATTTTTGATGACTTTGTTCGAGCGCGTTCTGCGGAAAGAATTGCAGGAAATGCTAGAGGAAAACGTCCAAATTCGGTTTGTAGGAGATTTGGAGGCTTTACCGCGCAGTCTCCAATCGGAAATCGAGCGATCGATGGCTGAAACAAGGTCGAATCGAGGTATCCGCTTCACTGTTGCCACGAATTACGGTGGTAGACAGGAAATTTTGCACGCTTGTCGAGCGATCGCCCAGCAAGTACAGCAAGGTTTGCTCCAACCAGAAGAGATTGACAAAGAAATCTTCGAGCGCCACCTCTACACGGCTGGAATTAGCGATCCTGACTTATTGATCCGCACCAGTGGAGAAATGCGCATCAGTAATTTTCTCCTCTGGCAAATGGCTTATGCCGAAATTTATATTACCGAGTCTCTGTGGCCCGACTTCAACCGCACGGAGTTTCATCGGGCTTTGGCTGCTTACCAACAACGGGAACGACGGTTTGGGAAAGTGTGA
- a CDS encoding DUF3143 domain-containing protein, whose amino-acid sequence MSLPSADTPLYNHPLPQIEQWLKDQGCQQDQKQLHCWHIQKSNWEAELWLDIDQLTIRYIDAEAVGQDIQRSFKYSLSRKDIEQAVFSGP is encoded by the coding sequence ATGTCCTTACCTTCTGCCGACACTCCCTTATACAATCATCCTTTACCCCAAATCGAGCAGTGGTTGAAAGACCAAGGTTGCCAACAAGACCAAAAGCAACTGCATTGCTGGCACATTCAAAAATCGAACTGGGAAGCCGAACTATGGCTAGATATCGACCAGTTGACGATCCGATACATTGATGCTGAAGCAGTAGGACAAGACATTCAACGCTCTTTTAAATATTCTCTCAGCCGAAAAGATATAGAGCAGGCTGTATTTTCTGGACCCTGA